The Aspergillus flavus chromosome 2, complete sequence region CTTGACCAAGTTCAAGCCCGTTGGCGCCGAGAAGGCCGTCCTCCGTCCTTACACCCCCACCAGCGATGAAGGTAACCATTGGCTCTTTCATATTTACAACGGAATCAATACTTATCATCCGTGGCAGACCAGCCTGGCTACCTCGACCTTGTCGTCAAGGTCTACCCCAACGGACCCATGTCTGAGCACCTGCACAGCATGAACGTCGACCAGCGTCTTTCCTTCAAGGGCCCTCTCCCCAAGTACCAGTGGGAGACTAACAAGCATGAGCACATTGCCCTGATTGCCGGTGGTACCGGTATCACTCCCATGTACCAGCTCATCCGccagatcttcaagaacCCCGACGACAAGACCAAGGTTACCCTTGTGTACGGTAACGTCACCGAGGATGACATCCtcctgaagaaggagctcCAGGATCTCGAGAACACCTACCCCCAGCGCTTCAAGGCTTTCTACCTCCTCGACAAGCCTCCCAAGGAGTGGACCGGCGGCAAGGGCTACATCAACAAGGAGCTCCTGAAGACCGTCCTCCCCGAGCCCAAGGAGGAGAACCAGAAGATCTTTGTCTGCGGACCTCCTGGCCTCTACAACGCCGTTAGCGGTAACAAGGTCAGCCCTAAGGACCAGGGTGAGCTGTCTGGTATCCTGAAGGAGCTGGGCTACAACAAGGACCAGGTGTACAAGTTCTAGATGGATAGTTGTTAGATTTagagatgaagatatcagtGTATTTTTGAATCTAAAGCATGTTCAATTAGGGATATCCCTTGGCAGGCAAACTAGTCCATACATACCAATGTATACACATCTAGACAAGTAATATAAACTTACCGCCATGAGAATAAATTTAGCTCTATAAAACCAAATAATCCATACTAGCAAAagaagataaatatatacattcatccaaccaacccaataaataaatgaaaaaatatgTTTATTGATCCCTCGCCTCCAAACATCCCTCCACCATCCCATCCACCGCCCTCTCTCTCACCTCCGCCGACAAAACCCCCTTCTCAACCAACATCCTCAACGCATCCCCCACCCAATTCTGACAATTCCAATCCAAATCCTCCCTGCCATTCCTCACCGGCGTCGCCGACACCGCCCGCCGAATCGTCTCGGCGCCCACGCCCCCATCGATCTCCCCAACAGGTACCGTCTTGGCCAACTCGCTCCCAAACTCGTGTGGATCGAGATCCACGTCTtcttggaagatgaagagaccTTGCGTGCCGACTACGTGCATCGTGCTGGTTGTGCCGGTCGCGAAGGTGAAGTGTAAGGCTGTGTGGCGGTATTCGGGGTAGTCGAGGGGGGAGCCCGTGTAGATTAGGATGGTGGTTTTTGTGGACATTTTTGGttttttggtttgggttgtggttaattataattaaaggtattataattagattattgTTATGGTATTGGGTGTTGGTTGTGTATTATATGGTTTTGGTGGTGAGGAAACCGAGAATGGAAAGTTGTTTGTGGTGGGGTTGTTGGTTTTTTTTATCTTgggtttatatataaagaagaGTGTGATGGTGAGTGTTGTAGGGGTGGTTGGTTTGTTGGATTTATTGTATTGTGAGAGTGGTAGATGGTGCCAAGACTTGTTATCGTGTCTTGAACAATCTTAATTTACTTTTTGGAGTTGTTTTATGGTGTTGAGATTGGGTTGTTGGAGTGGGTATTTATTCCCTGTGGAGGTTATTCCTGGTGTTCCTGGCGTTTGGGTTGGATTATATCATTGTGTACTACTGTTCTTGCTATTCTACTCTGAAATGGGTGATATATTCATCCATATCTTCATTTGTTTATCCCTATATCATCTAACCCGTAACCGTCACACATTATATACCCagaaaatataataacaaaagaagaaaagaatctgTATCTCCAGTCTTCAATTTACATCCACTTCCTCTGTACACCCTTAGGAGCATGCTCCGACCGCCAGCACGGGAGCCACTTCTTCAAGGCAAGACTGAACAACTTCCGCGACTTATCAGCCGGCTTGTAACTCAAGTCATAGTCAAAGCAATGCTCCGCCCTCGGAATGACATAGCCGAAGAGCACATTCTCAGGTGTCTCGACACCACACTTGGGGATATTGGTGGAGATCTGCACGCCCTTCGGCGCGAATGTCTCATTCGACAAGGGCGTCAACGTCCGCCAGGGATCGAACTCGCCCGCGCTCCAGAAGACATTGGAAGGACGGATGGTCCATCCGCCTGTTTCGGCGTTCGTCTCGTTCGCCTCCGGGTGCTCGGGGAGCAGGCCACTCTCCTTTGCGCCGGGGAACTGTCGGTAGCAAAGGGACTGCTGGTACTCCAGGGACTGGTACTTGGAGAGTAGGGAGTGAGGGCCCACGTTGTCGGCCTGGAGATAGCCCCATTCGGTGCAGTACTGCCAGGTCCAGCTGATGGTGTCGGGGTCGGTGAACTGCCCGCCCAGCTCACAGACGGTCTCGGTGGAATTGTTCTGGCCCTTGCAGTTGGAGTCGCCGTTACCGACCTGGCTGCCCCACTGGTTGATGAGGTACAGAAGCGGGGGCCAGGCGGCGAACTTCTCGGTCAGTTCCTTGACTCCGATTTTCCGGGCGATGCCGTTGGGGCTGGCTTCTTTGTCGAGGTAGCTGCAGAGCTGGGAGAGACTTTCTTCGCCGCCGTCGACGCCGTAGCTCTGGAAGAGGTTGTAGATGCTTCCGAGCGCGGCGGTGAAGTCGCCGTTGGAGTTGTGGATGCCTTCTTTACCGAGGAAGAGTGTCTTGATGGCGTCGGCGGCTTGGCCCTTCTTGTCGAGTTGGCTGTCGATGTAGTCGTTGATGGCCTTGAGGTCCTTGGCACAGCCGCCCAGTCCGTTCGCAACCATGCCGCGGTAGACTTGCTCGAAGTAGATGGTCATGTTGACCCAGGCTTCGACGGGCGCAGACATGGCGAACGAGGCGAAAATGGTGTCCGGGTACTCGTTGCGGGTGAAGGCCGCGCGCATGCCCGGGTATGAGCCACCGAGCATGATCCAGGGACTGGACTTGGGGCTCAAGTCTGTCCCGTTGAGAGTGAACTTCTCAGCGAAGTAAGGGAGGTCAGCCAGTGCCTGGCTGTTGGTGAGGTACTTGAAATGCTCGTTGGGGGTGCTAGTGTTGACAGGGAAGGGCAGAGAGTCACCATAGTAACTTCAATCGGACCGGAGGTTAGCGGTCAATCATGACAATGATGACTAGGGTAGGTGGCTCACCGATGCTCCCACACAAGGCCCAGCCCATTGAATTCCTTGAGGTACTCCGCGAAGAAGTTATCCGATCCGCCGAGATACGATTGCGCCACGGAGTAGGCATTGCCTTCACCGGCATCTAGTACAAAGACGGGGCCACCGGGCTTGTAAAAGTCTGCTGAAACCCAGTAGCGGTTCTGATAGGTGCCCATAGATGGATCCTCATGGTCAATGGGGATCTGAACGCCGAGTTAGATTTTACCTCATATACTAGAAAGCTTGACTGGTAAAGACATACCGATATCCGCCGGGCAGGGACTTCTGAGCCAGAACCGCGCGAGATAGCGGTCTCTGCGATCTTCTCAGGATTGAACCTGGCGGTATGGCCATCGATACCTAATACCGAGGCGAGTTGGAGATTATTGGCCTTGATGCCGGGGAGAAAGCTTAGGGCAGCAGACTGGCCCACCAGCAGTGTGAGGAGGGCCTTCGAAAATATATGCGTGAGGGACACCATTGTGATCAAGAACCCCGGCGAAGACTCGCTATGGCGCTTTTGGATCTTTAGCTTACAAGATCTCGCCGAGGGCGAACTCACTTACTTATAGCTTATCGGCCGCAGCTGGGCCTATGCATCTCGTTCCCTGTTAGTTCCTCATTCAGCGCGGAGAATATGACTAGCGTCCATTTTCATGTCATGCTAATTGATACTACCCTGCACGGAAGAGAAATTGCCTGAACAGTGATCGGCGCGAGGCTTATATTGACACTGGGCCCACGTAGTGCGAGTGTCCATTGTGGAACGAATTACCATCTTCGTTCCCAAGAATGGACCAGTCATACGGTGCTCGTTCACGCGGTGGGGCATCAGTAGTGTGAGATGGTCAGTTGAGCGAGAGTTGGGACTGTTGACCAGACCGCCTCTGAGCCTCACGCATGCACAAGGCTGTGATATCGGATTTCCCTAAAGCAGATGTGATTGACTCAGCCCAGTCCATGAGATGCATGGCCTGGGGCCAAAAGAGCCTTTTCTTTAGCCCGATTACTGGCGTAGAATGAGAAGAATCTGCCTGATGTTGGCGAACAGTTTCCAGGGTCCAGTACCTGCCGATCTCTTGACAAATTCGGGCAATTAATATCATTGTAACGTTGTTATCGGAATTGACTTAATCAAGCTTGATGGGTCGTCACTAAATCGTATTTAGTTAGCCCTAATATACTTGCTGGTGCATACTAAGACACGGCTTGTTCGGAATCCCATCTTATCCGAATGAAGCCTTGTGTAAATGTCAATATACCATCTCAAATCCAAGTCCATGCTCACCACCCCCGTGCTGGGAAATGAGATCGACATGAAGGATGTCGTGGGGGCCATGCTgggtttatttttaattctgACTGTACACCATCCAGCGAGGCTGTTCAGCGAGTCCCCAAACGTATCTTCCGAGTCCCCTCACTAAAAGACTTGGCAGTTGAACCCGCCCAATCGAACGGGGATACTCCACAATAATccgagagaaaaaaaagctcCTCAGGGTTCGGGGCAGAGCCGGAGTCCGAGTCCATTGCTCAGCAAATCATCGATGCTCTCTCCTTCCCCACAATGCAAATGTCGGTCTTTGGAaacagtactccgtatggcGTACTGACAACGGACATTATCTGCATCGAGCTGAGCTCAGAGAGCTTAGTATGGGATGACATGGACGGCTATGATTTGTCTTCCAGTTGCGCACAGCCTCCACGAGGTTTTCTCTTAGCTTATGCTTTTCTCTTATTGGGCACGTGTCAGTGAAAGTGGAATTCCCTTTGCTGTTGACATCTCTTCAAGGATAGTGACTGGATGCTTGATGTTGCCCAGAGGATGATGTCCAACCTATCCGTGCAGGAATCTAAAGTTATCCTGTGTAGCTGGGATAGTGTATCTTTAACTCTCATAATCATCGCGCGTATTTTAAGGTATTACCCGCTGATTTCTCATTTGTGGTATATCTCACAAAGGATTCACGGCGAATGAGCTCAAGGAGAATTGTATCTTATGTGGGAAAGTCTTGCTTAAGCTGCCGTCGCGCTCACTAAAGGGTCTATGTTGACCAGATAACGCCCCGTTTTTCTCAAGGCATACCCGGTACCTTCAGTCTTTCGAGCAGGGGGAAAGTTACGCACAATGCTTCTAGAACTTCTGAGTTGTAAGCCTTGCGCCGATCGTGACGATCTGGTCCACTTCCAACCCCGTGTCTTCAAGTAAGAATGATACTGTTCAGAGTCTCTCGTTCAATATCGAGCCAAATGACGACTTGACTGTTCATGCCTCCACAGGGACTGCTTTGGTGGGACACCAGGTTCCCAGCCTGCGAAGGTAAGGTAACTGCTGACTGTGGACGGCCTTTGAGTTAGGGTATCATGGCCCGCAGTCTATGGAGAGTAGACAAccttctcagcctcccaACACCCTTTTGCTGCGTTTGTGCTTGTGCGGCTTATTGGAAGTAATGCTATGATTGGAGTAGATTGTCGGAGATCAGTCCATATGATACTCCATTATTGAGGAAAAGTTTGTTATCTCGCTTTTACTACCTGGGCTGCTAGACGAGTCCTTTTGCACGTATAATCCTGCGGAGAATGAAAACGCTCGTGGTACAGACACAACTAACAATATCCTCTGTTTTGTGATAGGTGAATAATCTTTGTCCATTTGGGAAAATCCATTTCTATATGtgattctctctctcccaagAAGGCTTTTATCTCTTCTATCTCATATCCGATTTACTTCATAGTCTCTGTACGGAAGGAACTTCTGTCAGTTCACAAGGtagtaatatctatattagcCTGACACCATGACTTCTCGGATTAACTAACTGTGTAGACCTTCAACTCGTAGGTAAAATACAGGGAAATGCATAAAGAAGCAACAAGAATAAGATTGTAATAATACCACCCTACCGCTGTTCCCTTGACCCCTGGTTGGGACCATTCAGGACAGTCCGGAATGCCTGTCAGATCGTGATCGTCGCTGTCAGGAAAAAGGCGTGCCGCTACACCGGGCAAGAACCATATTAACGGATATCTCAGttcaccatcatc contains the following coding sequences:
- a CDS encoding NADH-cytochrome b5 reductase 2 (NADH-cytochrome b5 reductase, putative), coding for MFARQTFRCAQPLRQSFRKYSTEAPKAKSLAPIYTAVGLTGLSVGLYRYYYGAGATAEAPVERAKVFTGGDQGWVDLKLSEIEVLSHNTKRLRFEFEDKEAVSGVTIASALLTKFKPVGAEKAVLRPYTPTSDEDQPGYLDLVVKVYPNGPMSEHLHSMNVDQRLSFKGPLPKYQWETNKHEHIALIAGGTGITPMYQLIRQIFKNPDDKTKVTLVYGNVTEDDILLKKELQDLENTYPQRFKAFYLLDKPPKEWTGGKGYINKELLKTVLPEPKEENQKIFVCGPPGLYNAVSGNKVSPKDQGELSGILKELGYNKDQVYKF
- a CDS encoding putative dipeptidyl-peptidase II, coding for MVSLTHIFSKALLTLLVGQSAALSFLPGIKANNLQLASVLGIDGHTARFNPEKIAETAISRGSGSEVPARRISIPIDHEDPSMGTYQNRYWVSADFYKPGGPVFVLDAGEGNAYSVAQSYLGGSDNFFAEYLKEFNGLGLVWEHRYYGDSLPFPVNTSTPNEHFKYLTNSQALADLPYFAEKFTLNGTDLSPKSSPWIMLGGSYPGMRAAFTRNEYPDTIFASFAMSAPVEAWVNMTIYFEQVYRGMVANGLGGCAKDLKAINDYIDSQLDKKGQAADAIKTLFLGKEGIHNSNGDFTAALGSIYNLFQSYGVDGGEESLSQLCSYLDKEASPNGIARKIGVKELTEKFAAWPPLLYLINQWGSQVGNGDSNCKGQNNSTETVCELGGQFTDPDTISWTWQYCTEWGYLQADNVGPHSLLSKYQSLEYQQSLCYRQFPGAKESGLLPEHPEANETNAETGGWTIRPSNVFWSAGEFDPWRTLTPLSNETFAPKGVQISTNIPKCGVETPENVLFGYVIPRAEHCFDYDLSYKPADKSRKLFSLALKKWLPCWRSEHAPKGVQRKWM